The DNA sequence ACATGGCCATGGCTCTCCTCTGATGGGGTCAACAAGTTCGGGTCCTCTCCTAGCCTTCTGGCCAGGCTTGGGATGATGATTGTCAGTGCACTCAGGGTAACATATTTTGCTACATCCAAGCACACTGTGAGAAACTGCAGCTTTGTCAGCTGTTTTGAGTGGGCAGAAATCATCATGTCATCTTTACATTGTAATGTAGGATTTCAGAAAAGGGAAAAATACACAATTGAGACCAAGTAGACTTACAGGGTTGCTCATAGCATCAGCAAATGAGTTCCATTCCCttcagaaacaaacaaagaaaattaaTAGATAATCCAAAAACATttatgaaataaatgaataatgccTATTGGTTATCTATTTCTATCTTAAATGGAACATGCCAAAGGGAAATGAATAGTGTGATGAAAACAGAGAGCAACATACTCCTCACTGAGATCCATAATGTAGTCGCGAAGAGGCAACATCTCCATCTGGATCCTGGACGTGGAAAGGATGTGCTGACAGACACCCTCTGTTGCCCCTGCTGCTGTGGGCTTTATGGCAGTTGTCTGAACTGCAGATGGAGGAGCTAACATAACAGATCCGTAATAAATGTTATTGTTTTATCATAAGAAAAGCTGCATTTGCAATGTCAGGATGATGATAAAAGGATTCAGAAATCTAACCATCATTAGTTgtgctgctcctctcctcctgcgcaTCTACATCCTCACTAGAATCCATTATTTCCTGGAGGACAAGATCCTTATTCAAGCATGCTGCTATCTGTTGCCAACGGTTGGGCAATGCCACTTTTTGCTACAACCATAGTAATAACCTTGCCACCTTAATGTACTGCTATAGTAATAGTCTACTTCATCATACTCATCCTCACCATATATGACTATGATTGCAACAGTATGCGACCACATATCGGCTTAGCGACAACATACCATTGGTTTCATAGCCTCACTGAAGCAATCGACATAAAACACATAATGCAGGTTACCATATTCTATACAATTGAGTTATTTGAGTAAATAGCAACATATGTAATTTATCAAGTCTATCAAGTGATATTGGCCTAGCTGTTGAAATACCTTTTCTGGTGAAGTATCATATTTTCTCATGGGCTGTGGCCCTACGAGTTGTGGTCGCCGGCATTTTGGTCCATGAAATGAGCTGAAATGAATTCAAATGGATTAATCACTGTATGCCATCACTTGTGTCTTTTGTGACATCAGCACCATACACATTACGTCACAATGGCGGTGATACGGTAGCTCAACTGAGCGCTGTTCATTCAAGAATTTTATGGAAATGTGGCCACTTTCGGACTGATGACTGGTTTTATTGTGAGCAACAGGCAACAGGTTTACACAATATGATCTTCAGACCCTAGCTTTACTCTTTACCTAGTTTGCTACATCTATCAAGTCAGAAACACTTATTCCAAGATATTATTGGGGTCCGATTGGGCTATCCTCACCAGGAAAGTAGCGAAATAACACGAAAGCACATTTTATTATCTCATTTTGAACATGAATTATAAAGAAAACCTATAAGTAGGCAGCTTGAGTAATATATTATGTGGTAATTTAATTCACTCTGGTAGATTACATGATCGATCCATGAACACAAATCCAGTAGGCAGTCTTCGATCGTCTAAACTGTTCTGAAACGCTCGGTgggcccagagccatataaacgCTGGGTGGGCCTACCTGAAATGTGATCATGAACTTCAAGACCGACTGGACTAGAGTTCAGTTCAGTCGGATGATGTTAAACAAACAGCGCCACCCCAAGGATGATCTTCCCACATTTTTGCCTAATCCATCGAGATCACTTTAACAGAAAATGAGAAATATGCTTACTGGACTTTTCCATGTAGTAGTTTTTAAATTGCTAATTCAAGTTTGCTCTGCAGGTTCGTCTGGGTTCACCTATAATAAATGTGTATTTTAAAAGTTGCACCGTTCTCATCGTAACTTCCAACGActtccatactgtacatttgcagAGTAGATATGTCCTTCTGCCTTCCCGTAGTATTTGCAGTAGGCCAATGACAAATCAGGTGGGCGGGGTCTGTTAACGCGGGCAACCTCCTGCATGGTTTTCCGTAGGGAATGTATGCATGCACAGTTTATTTAGAAATCTTTTCAAATTAAGCTGTTAATTTAGCTATTTTGACACGTCCTTGGCGACCTAACAGCAAGATTTATATACACATCCTAGATATGGCAGGGGTTATCCGGAGGCTTGACGAAGTGGTTGTGAATCGTATTGCAGCTGGAGAAGTTATTCAAAGGCCTGCAAACGCGATTAAAGAAATGATTGAGAACTGGTAAGTTTGCTTTCGTGATTTTAGCAACAGGTGTTAGTCAGGTGTTCATATCATCGCTTGGTTGTCAGAGTAACCTTAGCATACTGACAGGTACATTAGCATACTGCTAACGAGTCAGAATAACTCAGACTTAGACGCGTGTTAGCAATCACGGAGTTCGTTTTGTCAGGGTGGTGTTCGCATTAGAATGTTAAATCAATTAATTTGTGTGCAGTTTCTCATTATATGAGTCTTATTCCCAAAATGTTTTTCATGAAGTTTGGATGCAAAGTCTACAAACATCCAGGTGACCGTAAAAGATGGAGGGCTGAAGTTGATCCAGATACAGGATAACGGCACGGGCATCCGAgtaagattgtttttttttttcgatatTTCTCAGAAATGTGGGATCAATAACCTTTTGGGTGCCTCCAATTTCCTATTGATTTGTGTAATTATCTGTAGAAGGAGGACATGGACATTGTTTGCGAGCGCTTCACAACGAGCAAACTACAGACATTCGAGGATCTCTCTACCATAGCAACCTACGGTTTCAGAGGAGAGGTTTGTGAGTCTCTTATTAGGCATGTGATCGAGCTTTTAAGGTGAATAACGATGTCATACATGTGCAGCAGTTTTTATTTCACCTGGCATTTTGCTTGTCTAAATGTGTCTTTGGTTTTGCAGGCACTTGCCAGCATAAGTCATGTGGCACATGTCACAATAACAACCAAAACAGCAGATGCAAAATGTGCCTACAGGTAAGTTTCTGCTCACACAGACACCGTTGGGAGTAGGTGGAGAACACAGTGTACTTGTACTTTATATGATATGGGCCTATGCAAATAAAATAGACAATAGCAATAAAAGGAGCGTACAGGCCAGATAAGTAAAAAAGTAAAATATGATGTTAGATGTTTACAGATTTCACTTGCATCATAGGGTAATTAATCTCATGTTGTGGTTTGCAGAGCCAGCTATAGTGATGGGAAGCCGAAAGCCCCACCAAAACCGTGTGCTGGCAACCAGGGCACTCAGATCTCTGTGAGTCACTCTTTATACTCTCTGTCAGAGTTCAGTATCACCAAACAACTTTAATCAGCAGCATCATTTTCATTCAACACAGATTAGTGGTCCTGATGCGAAGTCACCCCACAACTTAGCAATGGAGGCTGGCAGTGTGACAATGCTGTAGTGATGACAGATCAGGAATGCGAATATTAAAATTAGCGATTGATAGGCATGCCTGTTTCACTTTTAGATTTTCGcatgtagaatagaatagaatagaatagaatatatacttttttgatcccgtgagggaaattcagttctctgcatttaacccaatttaaccgaattagtgaacacacagcacacagtgaacacacagtgaggtgaatcacacaacccagagcagtgagctttctgcccaaccagcggcgctcggggagcagtgaggggttaggtgccttgctcaagggcacttcagccgtggtggactggtcggggatcgaaccggcaaccctccggttacaagcccgatgcgctaaccagtacaccacggctgccccaaacaATTGTCAAATGTCACAACAATTCTGAAATTGTCCCCTGGAGGAAAGCAGTGTTGATTTAGCCCTGGTGGATTTGACCACTGCTTTGTTAAGGCACCAAATATGGTCATACATCTGTGTCCTGCGCACGTAGGTCAAGCAAGCGTGCTGGATAACAGTAACTGGTCATCAGATTAACATATGTCATTTGGATTTATGCTGGAGAGCTCATCGATGTTTCCTTTTATTGTCACCGAAGTAACATCTGGTACTGAAGTGGAATTGCTTCTGTGTCATACTAGATTAAGTTACAGGTTAAGAACATGGTGCTATAAGTGTTCAGCAAggacattatgatttgtactagGCTACTGCAGTCAGCAGCCGTCAAATTTCCAGGGTCGTGCCCGAATATGAAAAGTTGAGAATGACGTCTACTCTTGTTATGTACATATTCAACAacccgcgatttattgtctgcgacattccaCGGCTCCACAATTTTCACCCTAACAAAATGACTGTTAACTCAACAAACATGTTTTGTGTATATTCTATAATGCTACTAAAGTTTCACTTGTATCTGCACATTAAGTTCGTACAGTGTGCAGGCGCTAACATTATAGCCCAGGTGCGCATTTAGCACAACAGAAATTGGAGTATGCATTGTGTTTGAGGAAAAAATGACGCACGTCTTCGACATGCGCAAATGTGACTGAGTAGTATGCCTTTTCCTTAACCCTGAGTGGTAATGaaaagcgagggaaagagaagagatttCTGCATCTTCTAAGGAATGTTCTTCCTACAGGTGGAGGACCTCTTCTATAATATTACCACCAGGAGGAAAGCTCTGAAGAACCCTAGTGAGGAGTACTCCAGGATTGTGGAGGTGGTTAGCAGGTGTGttcgtgttagtgtgtgcatgaaaATAATGTGTCAAAAGACCTAGGTGTATGTTATTGTCAACACAACTTGCATCATTTCACAGGTATGCCATCCACAATTCTGGGAAGAGTTTCACTGTTAAAAAGGTATGATCCCcgcttcactgtttttttttttagtatctATTTTCCATTAGGTTCAGTTTGCCTATGCCCTACAGtataaagcaacactaaagagtttttcgtaccttaacataatgtttccaaaatcatttcagcggttcatcaattcgtaacagggtgaacggcacttctgcattcactttgcggccctctatcggctataaccgcactatgtaactttaccagatcaggtagcgtacctgtggtttgatgaaatgagatctaagaaaccacaaatttgacttactttgatgtcgcaatacatcatactgtcacaaaatgcaacatgctctaccttgtctgtggacatcgttatttggtggataaacaaatagcatgcgtgcaacagaggaaaagtgctttagtgttactTTAATGCGTCATAATGTCCATCACCCATATCATGCTCTCTTCTCACTGGGTTGACAGCAAGGTGAGCTGGTAGCTGATGTCAAGACTCTACCCAATGCCACCATACTGGACAATATTCGGGTGATATTTGGCGCGAATGTGAGTAGGTAGGTACAAAGATACTCTATCTATATTTTCTGTTTTACTTCAACCAGGACATGTCACTTCTATTCTAGTAATTAGACCAgactacatacatacagtcaATTGAACGATTTGTGAGGATTGATTTAATGTATTTGTTCATTTATAGAGCCCAAGAGGGAGGGGATTAGTTGTTGTACCTCGAGCACGTCCCTGTTGAAAGCAAATTTCTTTACAGATGGGAAAAAAAAGTCTGTATTTTATCCACAGGGAGCTGATAGAGATTGGTTGTGAGGATCAGAAGTTGGCTTTTAAGTTGAATGGCTACATCTCCAATGCCAACTACTCAGTGAAGAAGTGCATTCTCATCCTCTTCATCAATCGTACGTTTTCACCTCACACTCTACTGTTGCCTTCCTGAGTGACCTGTTTCACAATAAACAGCTGTGTTAAATGATTGACTGTGTGGTTTTAAGATCGCTTGGTGGAGTCCAGTGCCCTGAAGAAGGCCATTGAGACAGTTTATACTGCTTACCTCCCAAAGAATACCCACCCTTTTCTTTATCTCAGGTATTTATTggccaaacacatacactctttctctctttctctctcacacacacacacatacacacacacacacacacacacacacacacacacacacacacacatacacacacacacacacatatttgttttGCAAGAGTGCTGCTGGTGATTTGGTGATTTGTTGTGTTGTTACTTGTCATATAGACAAACGAGTTGAGTTtgattcctctccctctcctagcTTAGAGATCGCCCCCCACAACATTGACGTGAACGTCCACCCCACCAAACACGAGGTGCACTTCCTGCATGAAGACTGCATCATAGAGAGCGTCCAGAAGCACGTTGAGAGTAAACTACTCGGCTCTAATACCTCTCGCACCTACTTTACACAGGTACACCCCTTTCTCCACACTCAGCGAGCTGACTGAAGCGTATCATGTGGAAAAATATGCACTCCTTTTGTAGAATAATGTTATTGTGAAACTACGTTATGTATTTTATTGTTAAACATGAAGGGGTAAGAGAGAGTGGTTGGATGTTTGGTGCTTGACAGTCAGTGGTTTTTGACTGCTCCTGTCCTTCCGATCTCCACAGACGCTGCTTCCTGGTCTGCCCGCCTCCACCAGCGACCTCAAGCCACCTGGCTCATCCTCCGAGGCCAGTGAGCGGGTTTACGCCCACCAGCTGGTCCGCACCGACTCCAAGGCCCAGAAGTTGGATGCCTTCCTGCAGCCTGTTGCCAAGCTTCCTCCTATCGCCTCatcctcctcgtcctcatcTTCGATGATGTTGTCATCTGCTGCTGGGCTGAGCAGTGGCCCCTCGGCCTCGTGTGCCTCATCAGAGCTGCGGGATGACGAGATGCTGGATGctctggaggagctggaccCGAAAGAGAGCATGGAGACCAGCAccactgatgctgatgctgatgctgcacCCAGGTCAGTGCAGTGTTTGGGTATCgacctgacttgacttgatttaaAAAGCCTAATTTGGATTGTTAACATGTGATTGTTAACATATGGATGGCACAGTGATATGGATCTGTGCCCTTCAGGAAAAGGCCTCGAGTGAacccaggagaggaggagcttACAGCAGGTGCCACCCCCAAGAGACGTGTCATCAAGCTGGCAAGTGTGAGAGAGCTCCGAGAGGAGATTACAGAGAAGAATCacaaaggtaacacacacacacacacacacacacacacacacacacacacacacacacacacacacagggcgggGAGCTTTAAAAGGTTACAGATCATTCTTGGAGACATGTCAGCGTTTAAAGCACATAACATATTTCTCTAGTAATAGAATAGCTGTTTTATCCTACCTTAGGCTTGATGCGGTCTGTCTGTGTACCATTCTAGGTCTTCAGGAGATGCTGCAAAACCTCACCTTTGTGGGCTGTGCCAATCCCCGGTGGAGTGTGGTCCAGCATCACACTAAACTCTACCTACTCAATACCACCAAGCTGAGGTGAAACGAAACACCAAATCAAACCTTTCTGACCATTGCTGAACTGTAACCATTTCAGCTATCTTAACCTTTTATTAATGTGGTCTGTCTTGAATTTTCTTCTGTTGCAGCCAAGAGCTTTTCTATCAGATCATGATCTATGACTTTGGCAACTTTGGAGTTTTGAGATTATCGGTAAGTGTTAATTTCCTATTAGTCCAATTATTCAGGGATGGAGACGGCGCACGACTCTCGCTTTTTTTGGCGTCATGTACCGAACACAGAAAGTTGCTATGTCAGTAATCACCTATAGAGGGCCACTCCGAGCATGGCAGAAATGCCGGTCCGCATGTTATGAGGTTATGTGCCATTATACAGTATGAAGACAAACAAATTCTTAAGGATGCCTTTAAGGGATAATGAGACTGGGAGATAGgcttcgcccggcagctcaggctggaaacctgcacatgtatctcctctgttcctggccagaacctttggctccaatcacaaactagcttatccaaaagacccACCGGttcgttggtctgattagttgaaggactatccaagtgtacggagtcatttgaacaatgcccattgatcacgcctcttgtgcagtagaaataaagcgcagcctccccatactaatgttcaatcttgaaagactgagcttagtatggtgatagccagactaactgGGAGAGGGAAGAGTAGGATTATAGCTTTTACTAACTTCACTACTGGAACATCTCTCTTGCTGTTGACTCTTTGGATTTGCCTGAGGAAGATCCCACTTgaggatcgaaacgttgcctttatGTATTAAAATAAAACGTTTTTTGGAGCTTATACTCAGTGTGCGGCCCAATCAACCACATCGACTCTTTGGATCAGAACAATAGCAGAAAGATGACTTTAAAGATGGATCTTCACCAGTTCATAACTTTGTCTAGAATTAGCTTGGCGCCTATGCTATCTCCAAAAGTAAACTTTAGCCCTAATTATGTTCAAGAAGTCAGATTGGTTAGGGTCAGGACAGGGACATCTCCTTGCTCAATTGCTCTTTAGGTTTACAGCAGGATATGTCAGGTATAAAGCTGAATTCAATACCTATGGAGATtaaaagagagcaggagaacaCTATTAATAAAATGATTTAAGCGTATCATTAGTTTGAGCTCAAGAATGTTTTTACTAATAGCCAGAAGTCCTTTCTTTTTCGGACATAGTTGTGAGTTGAATCCTTTGTGGTCATTCCCAATGCTGTTTCCAGAGCCCTGCTCCTCTTTATGAGCTGGCCATGCTGGCCCTCAACTCACAGGAGAGCGGTTGGTCAGAGGAAGACGGGCCCAAGGAGGGCCTGGCCGAGTTCATCGTGGACTTTCTGCGGAAGAAGGCCGATATGCTGGAGGATTACTTCTCCCTGGAGATAGATCAGGTGAGGCgtcagcacacagacacactgctcCCAGCTGTAATTACATTGTTATCAGAGACAGGATtataaatgacagaaatgacataaATGACATAAATGAGTAAACACTAGTGATGTGATattcaggaagtgtgtgtgtgtgtgtgtgtgtgtgtgtgtgtgtgtgtgtgtgtgtatgtatacacagGAGGGAAACCTCATTGGACTGCCTTTGCTGCTGGATAACTATGTCCCTGCAATGGAGGGCCTGCCCATGCTGATCCTGCGCTTAGCAACAGAGGTAAGATAAAACCAACAAAATCCACACAGATGCGTTTATGTATTATAGAACATTATAACTATACTGTATCTACAATACATACATGAGCTGCTTGTAATGTTCTGCAAACATATGACTGCAGTTGTGAAGGTATGGAGTTCCAGTGCGGTTACTGTGTAATGCTGTGTGCACAGGTGAACTGGGACGATGAGAAGGAATGCTTCCGTGACTTCAGCCGCGAGTGCGGTCAGTTTTACTCCATCAGGAGTGAGTACATACTGGACACTGAGACGGAGTCACAGGTGAGTTTCAAACAAAGCAGGAAAGGTTGCACTCTTTTCTGGGCTAGTTTACTGTAAAAAGATGCACAGTGACTGAGCTTTAGGTTGTAACAGAAGTGAAAGCAGTGGAGAAATGTCTTGAGAAGCTAAGAATGTTATCAAGCCTCATGGCACTTGGAGTTGCGACAGCCTGCTATGATCTGTGGTTGGCTTCACATGCCATTCCTTGATTGCTGCATAATTTCTAAGCTTACCTAGCACGTATGCACTTCTTGCCTCTTCTGACTTCTTGCGCAATATGTTTATGtgctacttaaaaaaaaaatatattgaatattatcattattctttattattatgtttttaaTGTCTATTCACTAAATGCTTTTTATGTATTGCCGTTGTGCATGAAATGCACTCTATGAATATTTTGTGAACCCAGACAAACGTTCTGGCGCATTTGAATTGGTTCTGCAGGTGACCTTCCCATTCATGTCAAAAGAATCTGAATGACCAAAAATCCAGTATTCAAACACAACCGCTTATCTGAGGGTGGAGTGAGCAATATATGATGAGGCATAATAGTTACCTGTTCTGACTAATGACTTCACTGATGGCATCAGTGTTAAATTACACAGATGTAAAAGCGCACCATAGCGACCagtgcattgtttttgtttttgtgatgtCACATTGTGACTCACCCTGACGGAGCTCGGTGACTGACACCTGGTGTTGAGACGGTGGCATGACGGACTGGCATGACTCTCCTCCCACAGGATGAAGAA is a window from the Sardina pilchardus chromosome 18, fSarPil1.1, whole genome shotgun sequence genome containing:
- the LOC134063461 gene encoding uncharacterized protein LOC134063461, translated to MRKYDTSPEKEIMDSSEDVDAQEERSSTTNDAPPSAVQTTAIKPTAAGATEGVCQHILSTSRIQMEMLPLRDYIMDLSEEEWNSFADAMSNPLTKLQFLTVCLDVAKYVTLSALTIIIPSLARRLGEDPNLLTPSEESHGHVNIIGTSSKSPSVIYVEDDEDIIELNKGVLTKFISKAGSRSSLRSCDESPLSSHSSSEKR
- the mlh1 gene encoding DNA mismatch repair protein Mlh1; the protein is MAGVIRRLDEVVVNRIAAGEVIQRPANAIKEMIENCLDAKSTNIQVTVKDGGLKLIQIQDNGTGIRKEDMDIVCERFTTSKLQTFEDLSTIATYGFRGEALASISHVAHVTITTKTADAKCAYRASYSDGKPKAPPKPCAGNQGTQISVEDLFYNITTRRKALKNPSEEYSRIVEVVSRYAIHNSGKSFTVKKQGELVADVKTLPNATILDNIRVIFGANVSRELIEIGCEDQKLAFKLNGYISNANYSVKKCILILFINHRLVESSALKKAIETVYTAYLPKNTHPFLYLSLEIAPHNIDVNVHPTKHEVHFLHEDCIIESVQKHVESKLLGSNTSRTYFTQTLLPGLPASTSDLKPPGSSSEASERVYAHQLVRTDSKAQKLDAFLQPVAKLPPIASSSSSSSSMMLSSAAGLSSGPSASCASSELRDDEMLDALEELDPKESMETSTTDADADAAPRKRPRVNPGEEELTAGATPKRRVIKLASVRELREEITEKNHKGLQEMLQNLTFVGCANPRWSVVQHHTKLYLLNTTKLSQELFYQIMIYDFGNFGVLRLSSPAPLYELAMLALNSQESGWSEEDGPKEGLAEFIVDFLRKKADMLEDYFSLEIDQEGNLIGLPLLLDNYVPAMEGLPMLILRLATEVNWDDEKECFRDFSRECGQFYSIRSEYILDTETESQDEEVGASEGATPSWRWQVEHLLFKGFRTLFSPPTQYSEDGSVLQIANLPDLYKVFERC